The following coding sequences lie in one Girardinichthys multiradiatus isolate DD_20200921_A chromosome 13, DD_fGirMul_XY1, whole genome shotgun sequence genomic window:
- the LOC124879715 gene encoding ATPase family AAA domain-containing protein 2-like isoform X4 — MVTHRGRSRGKVVLSRGPKHKPAKVSKTPQRAWKDSQRRTAVTRPNGKKLPHRVPAKKEEQDHTDSDTYEDEVAKPERKVIRKSPRLKDLSGCRRTGVRRSTRRTRQTSRYQASNMFDGISNTQGGLNGMDNLKKNQLITNNKNGKIYSKAQKKKTPVPLQRDLSDTEDVNGDTADVDSGLGTTVDEDNNCSVNQDFNTRLGQGSSMYQGPSSEFLKGTFQINPSGTNTTRRRVFRTTQSVWSNHSDDDSDDEDKKASSSCRALGLRTEELFSTHRDKLAAGAGLADIDPMAIDQLVGFDSIGGLSGHISALKEMVMFPLLYPEVFDNFKIQPPRGCLFYGPPGTGKTLVARALASECSHGNRKVSFFMRKGADCLNKWVGESERQLRLLFEQAYQRRPSIIFFDEIDGLAPVRSSKQDQIHSSIVSTLLALMDGFDSRGEVVVIGATNRLDSIDPALRRPGRFDREFLFGLPDKESRKEILKIHTRLWKPPPSEDFLDELAEKCVGYSGADIRAVCTEAALCALRRRYPQIYATSQKLLLDVSSISVSSCDFVAAMRKMKPASQRSNACPTKPLSTVVQPLLGDALHRILEVLQKLFPHAEQGMKRKREPDLTSGILNDGLMSGGDEGFSSSSISAPSTSQNKTFLHFARSAVKHPTSYRPRMLLAGCSDSGQTSHLAPAILHALERFTVHSLDSAVLFGFSCTSPEEACAQVFCEAKRTSPSIIYIPHIQQWWDTAGPALKASFLSLLGSIPSFSPILLLATCSLPHQQLDPEIQSLFRKEYGEIYSMTVPTRQERTEFFKDLILNQAAEPPLSKNKGMTQNLEILPVAPLPPLRQMSEQERLRLEEQEEDVLRELRLFLRNLTERLMLDRRFKAFTKPVDIEEVPDYLIVIQKPMDLSTLLSNIDEHKYVTVNEFMSDAYLIWQNALEYNPDRDPEDRHIRHRACALKDTMRTIIRHELDKDFQRVCEEIRESRIERALSYRARANLELTNSFYNSVFTRNSTGPQERQSKTEMRANKAVFEQMQQFNKERSAEVVAEQAPPLVVDHKKLKDLLNRAVDKTEGAEVEPLEKLYALLAQCIYRHRNNYNKTELIKEMKNEIENFS; from the exons ATGGTAACGCACCGCGGTAGAAGCAGAGGGAAGGTTGTTCTGAGCCGCGGGCCAAAACACAAGCCGGCCAAGGTTTCAAAGACCCCGCAGCGAGCCTGGAAAGACTCCCAAAGAAGGACCGCGGTGACCCGTCCGAATGGAAAAAAGCTCCCCCAT AGAGTTCCTGCCAAGAAAGAAGAACAGGATCACACTGATTCAGACACGTATGAGGATGAAGTTGCAAAACCTGAGAGAAAAGTCATCAG GAAATCTCCAAGACTCAAGGACCTTTCTG GGTGCAGGAGGACTGGGGTGAGGAGAAGCACCAGGCGGACCAGACAGACGAGCAGGTATCAGGCCTCCAACATGTTTGATGGCATCAGCAACAC CCAGGGAGGCCTGAACGGGATGGACAACCTGAAGAAAAACCAACTGATTACTAACAACAAAAACGGA aagaTTTACTCTAAAGCCCAGAAGAAGAAAACACCAGTACCACTGCAACGAGACCTTAGTGACACTGAAGATGTCAACG GTGATACCGCTGATGTAGATAGTGGGCTTGGAACAACTGTGGATGAGGACAATAATTGCAGTGTGAACCAGGACTTTAACACCAGACTGGGCCAAGGTTCATCGATGTACCAGGGGCCCAGCAGCG AGTTCCTGAAAGGAACCTTCCAGATCAACCCGTCAGGAACCAACACAACCCGCAGGCGAGTCTTCAG AACCACTCAGAGCGTGTGGTCAAATCACTCTGATGACGACTCAGATGATGAGGATAAAAAGGCCTCCAGCAG CTGCCGCGCACTCGGTCTGCGTACAGAGGAGCTTTTTAGTACTCACAGAGACAAGTTGGCTGCGGGAGCCGGACTGGCAGACATCGATCCCATGGCCATTGATCAGTTA GTGGGCTTTGATAGCATCGGTGGACTCTCAGGTCACATCTCAGCTCTAAAGGAGATGGTCATGTTTCCTCTTCTCTACCCAGAAGTCTTTGACAATTTCAAGATTCAGCCTCCCAG AGGTTGTCTGTTCTACGGCCCCCCTGGGACCGGAAAAACGCTGGTTGCCCGGGCGCTGGCCAGTGAATGTAGCCATGGCAACAGGAAGGTATCCTTCTTCATGAGGAAGGGAGCCGACTGCCTCAACAAGTGGGTGGGGGAGTCAGAGCGGCAGCTGCGGCTGCTATTTGAGCAG GCTTATCAGAGACGCCCCTCCATCATTTTCTTTGATGAGATTGATGGCTTGGCTCCCGTTCGATCCAGCAAACAAGATCAGATTCACAG CTCAATTGTGTCGACTCTGCTGGCTCTGATGGACGGGTTTGACAGTCGAGGAGAAGTCGTGGTGATCGGAGCCACAAACAGGCTGGACTCCATCGACCCGGCTCTGCGGCGTCCCGGACGCTTTGACAGGGAGTTTCTGTTTGGCCTTCCTGACAAAGAG TCTCGTAAAGAGATCCTGAAGATTCACACCCGGCTGTGGAAACCTCCTCCTTCAGAAGACTTTCTGGATGAACTTGCAGAAAAATGTGTTG GTTACTCTGGTGCTGACATCAGGGCGGTGTGCACCGAAGCGGCGCTGTGCGCTTTGCGTCGTCGCTACCCACAGATCTACGCCACCTCACAGAAGCTTTTGCTGGACGTCTCCTCCATCTCCGTTAGCAGCTGCGACTTTGTGGCAGCCATGAGGAAGATGAAGCCAGCCTCTCAACGGTCCAACGCCTGTCCTACAAAACCGCTGTCAACGGTGGTTCAGCCCCTGCTGGGCGATGCACTGCACCGCATACTGGAGGTTCTGCAGAAGCTGTTTCCACACGCTGAACAGGGGATGAAGAGGAAGAGGGAGCCGG ATCTGACCTCTGGTATCCTTAATGATGGTCTGATGAGTGGCGGAGACGAAGGCTTCTCATCCTCCAGCATCTCTGCCCCTTCCACCTCCCAAAACAAAACCTTCCTGCACTTTGCCAG GAGTGCAGTCAAACACCCAACATCTTACCGCCCTCGAATGCTCCTGGCTGGTTGCTCTGACTCTGGTCAGACCTCCCACCTGGCCCCTGCGATTCTGCACGCCCTGGAGCGTTTCACTGTCCACAGCCTGGATTCTGCTGTGTTGTTCGGGTTCAGCTGCACCTCGCCCGAGGAAGCCTGTGCACAG GTGTTCTGCGAGGCCAAACGAACATCTCCCAGCATCATCTATATTCCTCACATACAGCAGTGGTGGGACACGGCAGGACCAGCTCTCAAGGCCTCGTTTCTCAGCTTGCTGGGCAGCATCCCCTCATTCTCTCCCATCCTCCTCCTCGCAACCTGCAGCCTGCCCCACCAGCAGCTGGACCCAGAG ATACAATCTCTGTTTCGGAAGGAGTATGGGGAGATATATAGCATGACTGTTCCCACCCGGCAGGAGAGAACAGAGTTCTTCAAGGATCTCATTCTGAACCAGGCTGCTGAGCCTCCACTATCAAAGAATAAAGGAA TGACCCAGAACTTGGAGATCCTTCCCGTGGCTCCACTCCCTCCCCTAAGACAGATGTCTGAGCAGGAACGCCTCCGTCTGGAGGAGCAGGAAGAGGACGTGCTGAGGGAGCTCCGCCTCTTCCTCCGTAACCTCACAGAGCGGTTGATGTTGGACCGCCGCTTCAAGGCCTTCACCAAACCTGTCGATATAGAGGAG GTCCCAGACTACCTCATAGTGATCCAGAAGCCCATGGACCTCTCCACACTGCTGTCCAACATCGATGAGCATAAATACGTCACCGTTAATGAGTTCATGTCAGACGCATACCTCATCTGGCAGAACGCTCTCGAGTACAACCCAGACAGAGACCCGGAAG ATCGTCACATCCGTCACCGTGCATGCGCCCTGAAGGACACAATGCGAACCATCATCAGACACGAACTGGACAAGGATTTTCAAAGGGTCTGCGAGGAAATTCGAGAGTCCCGGATTGAGAGAG CATTATCCTACAGGGCCAGAGCCAATCTAGAGTTGACCAATAGCTTCTACAACTCGGTATTCACCAGAAATAGCACTGGACCTCAAG AGAGGCAGAGCAAGACTGAGATGAGAGCAAACAAAGCCGTCTTCGAGCAAATGCAACAGTTCAACAAGGAGAGGTCTGCAGAGGTCGTTGCAGAGCAAGCCCCCCCGCTGGTAGTCGATCACAAAAAGCTAAAG GATCTGCTGAACAGAGCTGTAGATAAAACGGAGGGCGCTGAGGTGGAGCCTCTGGAGAAGCTTTACGCTCTGTTGGCTCAATGCATCTACAGACACAGAAACAACTACAACAAGACGGAGCTCATTAAG GAAATGAAGAATGAGATTGAAAACTTCTCCTGA
- the LOC124879715 gene encoding ATPase family AAA domain-containing protein 2-like isoform X1, protein MVTHRGRSRGKVVLSRGPKHKPAKVSKTPQRAWKDSQRRTAVTRPNGKKLPHRVPAKKEEQDHTDSDTYEDEVAKPERKVIRKSPRLKDLSGCRRTGVRRSTRRTRQTSRYQASNMFDGISNTQGGLNGMDNLKKNQLITNNKNGKIYSKAQKKKTPVPLQRDLSDTEDVNGDTADVDSGLGTTVDEDNNCSVNQDFNTRLGQGSSMYQGPSSEFLKGTFQINPSGTNTTRRRVFRTTQSVWSNHSDDDSDDEDKKASSSCRALGLRTEELFSTHRDKLAAGAGLADIDPMAIDQLVGFDSIGGLSGHISALKEMVMFPLLYPEVFDNFKIQPPRGCLFYGPPGTGKTLVARALASECSHGNRKVSFFMRKGADCLNKWVGESERQLRLLFEQAYQRRPSIIFFDEIDGLAPVRSSKQDQIHSSIVSTLLALMDGFDSRGEVVVIGATNRLDSIDPALRRPGRFDREFLFGLPDKESRKEILKIHTRLWKPPPSEDFLDELAEKCVGYSGADIRAVCTEAALCALRRRYPQIYATSQKLLLDVSSISVSSCDFVAAMRKMKPASQRSNACPTKPLSTVVQPLLGDALHRILEVLQKLFPHAEQGMKRKREPDLTSGILNDGLMSGGDEGFSSSSISAPSTSQNKTFLHFARSAVKHPTSYRPRMLLAGCSDSGQTSHLAPAILHALERFTVHSLDSAVLFGFSCTSPEEACAQVFCEAKRTSPSIIYIPHIQQWWDTAGPALKASFLSLLGSIPSFSPILLLATCSLPHQQLDPEIQSLFRKEYGEIYSMTVPTRQERTEFFKDLILNQAAEPPLSKNKGMTQNLEILPVAPLPPLRQMSEQERLRLEEQEEDVLRELRLFLRNLTERLMLDRRFKAFTKPVDIEEVPDYLIVIQKPMDLSTLLSNIDEHKYVTVNEFMSDAYLIWQNALEYNPDRDPEDRHIRHRACALKDTMRTIIRHELDKDFQRVCEEIRESRIERALSYRARANLELTNSFYNSVFTRNSTGPQVCKKKCFKPTRKSKWSTGGVKKRQQKKTASNFSSSMSSMTSSDSSTDGIRGENGSAGQSSSSLSDSSDDDENIFLAINRHHHAFKALQKSLKQMNNQSNRSTPKIRLNRRQQNQPSKSNPTRRKALTEFYLKKLERQSKTEMRANKAVFEQMQQFNKERSAEVVAEQAPPLVVDHKKLKDLLNRAVDKTEGAEVEPLEKLYALLAQCIYRHRNNYNKTELIKEMKNEIENFS, encoded by the exons ATGGTAACGCACCGCGGTAGAAGCAGAGGGAAGGTTGTTCTGAGCCGCGGGCCAAAACACAAGCCGGCCAAGGTTTCAAAGACCCCGCAGCGAGCCTGGAAAGACTCCCAAAGAAGGACCGCGGTGACCCGTCCGAATGGAAAAAAGCTCCCCCAT AGAGTTCCTGCCAAGAAAGAAGAACAGGATCACACTGATTCAGACACGTATGAGGATGAAGTTGCAAAACCTGAGAGAAAAGTCATCAG GAAATCTCCAAGACTCAAGGACCTTTCTG GGTGCAGGAGGACTGGGGTGAGGAGAAGCACCAGGCGGACCAGACAGACGAGCAGGTATCAGGCCTCCAACATGTTTGATGGCATCAGCAACAC CCAGGGAGGCCTGAACGGGATGGACAACCTGAAGAAAAACCAACTGATTACTAACAACAAAAACGGA aagaTTTACTCTAAAGCCCAGAAGAAGAAAACACCAGTACCACTGCAACGAGACCTTAGTGACACTGAAGATGTCAACG GTGATACCGCTGATGTAGATAGTGGGCTTGGAACAACTGTGGATGAGGACAATAATTGCAGTGTGAACCAGGACTTTAACACCAGACTGGGCCAAGGTTCATCGATGTACCAGGGGCCCAGCAGCG AGTTCCTGAAAGGAACCTTCCAGATCAACCCGTCAGGAACCAACACAACCCGCAGGCGAGTCTTCAG AACCACTCAGAGCGTGTGGTCAAATCACTCTGATGACGACTCAGATGATGAGGATAAAAAGGCCTCCAGCAG CTGCCGCGCACTCGGTCTGCGTACAGAGGAGCTTTTTAGTACTCACAGAGACAAGTTGGCTGCGGGAGCCGGACTGGCAGACATCGATCCCATGGCCATTGATCAGTTA GTGGGCTTTGATAGCATCGGTGGACTCTCAGGTCACATCTCAGCTCTAAAGGAGATGGTCATGTTTCCTCTTCTCTACCCAGAAGTCTTTGACAATTTCAAGATTCAGCCTCCCAG AGGTTGTCTGTTCTACGGCCCCCCTGGGACCGGAAAAACGCTGGTTGCCCGGGCGCTGGCCAGTGAATGTAGCCATGGCAACAGGAAGGTATCCTTCTTCATGAGGAAGGGAGCCGACTGCCTCAACAAGTGGGTGGGGGAGTCAGAGCGGCAGCTGCGGCTGCTATTTGAGCAG GCTTATCAGAGACGCCCCTCCATCATTTTCTTTGATGAGATTGATGGCTTGGCTCCCGTTCGATCCAGCAAACAAGATCAGATTCACAG CTCAATTGTGTCGACTCTGCTGGCTCTGATGGACGGGTTTGACAGTCGAGGAGAAGTCGTGGTGATCGGAGCCACAAACAGGCTGGACTCCATCGACCCGGCTCTGCGGCGTCCCGGACGCTTTGACAGGGAGTTTCTGTTTGGCCTTCCTGACAAAGAG TCTCGTAAAGAGATCCTGAAGATTCACACCCGGCTGTGGAAACCTCCTCCTTCAGAAGACTTTCTGGATGAACTTGCAGAAAAATGTGTTG GTTACTCTGGTGCTGACATCAGGGCGGTGTGCACCGAAGCGGCGCTGTGCGCTTTGCGTCGTCGCTACCCACAGATCTACGCCACCTCACAGAAGCTTTTGCTGGACGTCTCCTCCATCTCCGTTAGCAGCTGCGACTTTGTGGCAGCCATGAGGAAGATGAAGCCAGCCTCTCAACGGTCCAACGCCTGTCCTACAAAACCGCTGTCAACGGTGGTTCAGCCCCTGCTGGGCGATGCACTGCACCGCATACTGGAGGTTCTGCAGAAGCTGTTTCCACACGCTGAACAGGGGATGAAGAGGAAGAGGGAGCCGG ATCTGACCTCTGGTATCCTTAATGATGGTCTGATGAGTGGCGGAGACGAAGGCTTCTCATCCTCCAGCATCTCTGCCCCTTCCACCTCCCAAAACAAAACCTTCCTGCACTTTGCCAG GAGTGCAGTCAAACACCCAACATCTTACCGCCCTCGAATGCTCCTGGCTGGTTGCTCTGACTCTGGTCAGACCTCCCACCTGGCCCCTGCGATTCTGCACGCCCTGGAGCGTTTCACTGTCCACAGCCTGGATTCTGCTGTGTTGTTCGGGTTCAGCTGCACCTCGCCCGAGGAAGCCTGTGCACAG GTGTTCTGCGAGGCCAAACGAACATCTCCCAGCATCATCTATATTCCTCACATACAGCAGTGGTGGGACACGGCAGGACCAGCTCTCAAGGCCTCGTTTCTCAGCTTGCTGGGCAGCATCCCCTCATTCTCTCCCATCCTCCTCCTCGCAACCTGCAGCCTGCCCCACCAGCAGCTGGACCCAGAG ATACAATCTCTGTTTCGGAAGGAGTATGGGGAGATATATAGCATGACTGTTCCCACCCGGCAGGAGAGAACAGAGTTCTTCAAGGATCTCATTCTGAACCAGGCTGCTGAGCCTCCACTATCAAAGAATAAAGGAA TGACCCAGAACTTGGAGATCCTTCCCGTGGCTCCACTCCCTCCCCTAAGACAGATGTCTGAGCAGGAACGCCTCCGTCTGGAGGAGCAGGAAGAGGACGTGCTGAGGGAGCTCCGCCTCTTCCTCCGTAACCTCACAGAGCGGTTGATGTTGGACCGCCGCTTCAAGGCCTTCACCAAACCTGTCGATATAGAGGAG GTCCCAGACTACCTCATAGTGATCCAGAAGCCCATGGACCTCTCCACACTGCTGTCCAACATCGATGAGCATAAATACGTCACCGTTAATGAGTTCATGTCAGACGCATACCTCATCTGGCAGAACGCTCTCGAGTACAACCCAGACAGAGACCCGGAAG ATCGTCACATCCGTCACCGTGCATGCGCCCTGAAGGACACAATGCGAACCATCATCAGACACGAACTGGACAAGGATTTTCAAAGGGTCTGCGAGGAAATTCGAGAGTCCCGGATTGAGAGAG CATTATCCTACAGGGCCAGAGCCAATCTAGAGTTGACCAATAGCTTCTACAACTCGGTATTCACCAGAAATAGCACTGGACCTCAAG TGTGTAAGAAAAAGTGTTTCAAACCGACCCGAAAATCCAAGTGGAGCACTGGTGGTGTTAAGAAACGACAACAAAAGAAGACGGCTTCAAACTTTTCCTCCTCGATGTCCAGTATGACCAGTTCTGATTCAAGTACAGATGGAATCCGAGGGGAGAATGGTTCTGCTGGCCAAAGCTCATCCAGTTTGTCAGATAGCAGCGACGATGACGAGAACATCTTCCTGGCCATTAACAGGCACCATCACGCATTCAAAGCGCTCCAAAAAAGCCTAAAACAAATGAACAACCAATCCAACAGGAGCACCCCCAAAATTAGGCTGAACCGCAGGCAGCAAAACCAGCCTTCAAAGTCAAACCCAACCCGAAGGAAGGCACTGACggagttttatttaaagaaattag AGAGGCAGAGCAAGACTGAGATGAGAGCAAACAAAGCCGTCTTCGAGCAAATGCAACAGTTCAACAAGGAGAGGTCTGCAGAGGTCGTTGCAGAGCAAGCCCCCCCGCTGGTAGTCGATCACAAAAAGCTAAAG GATCTGCTGAACAGAGCTGTAGATAAAACGGAGGGCGCTGAGGTGGAGCCTCTGGAGAAGCTTTACGCTCTGTTGGCTCAATGCATCTACAGACACAGAAACAACTACAACAAGACGGAGCTCATTAAG GAAATGAAGAATGAGATTGAAAACTTCTCCTGA